One window of Rhodospirillaceae bacterium genomic DNA carries:
- the tldD gene encoding metalloprotease TldD yields the protein MSNLVATDGLFFERAGLDQNRVEAIVEDSLAGSDDGELFLEYCQSESVMFDDGQLKSANFDTAQGFGLRAVAGETTGYSHASDLSEDAIKRAGETVKSVSAGHGGTMAAGPVGTNQGLYIDDNPLGLVAFETKVKLMADIDAYARGKDERVQQVTASLSGNWQAVQIIRPGGERAGDIRPLVRLNVSVVVGQGDRMEAGSFGAGGRVTYDEYLKPETWKGAVDKALQQALINLESVPAPAGEMPVVLGPGWPGIMLHEAIGHGLEGDFNRKGTSAFAGLMGERVASPGVTVVDDGTMSDRRGSLTIDDEGTPTQRTVLIEDGILTGYMQDRLNARLMGVPATGNGRRQSYAHSPIPRMTNTYMINGDKDPDEIIGSVDKGLYAVNFGGGQVDITSGKFVFTCTEAYMIEGGKVGVPVKGATLIGNGPDVLTRVSMIGNDMALDTGVGTCGKDGQGVPVGVGQPTTKIDNLTVGGTAV from the coding sequence ATGTCAAATCTTGTAGCCACGGATGGGTTGTTTTTTGAGCGGGCGGGGTTGGATCAGAATCGCGTTGAGGCGATTGTTGAGGACTCATTGGCGGGGTCTGACGATGGCGAGTTGTTCTTGGAATACTGTCAATCGGAAAGCGTAATGTTCGATGATGGCCAGCTTAAAAGCGCCAACTTTGATACCGCGCAGGGATTTGGCTTACGGGCTGTCGCTGGGGAGACAACCGGATATTCTCATGCCTCCGACCTGAGCGAAGACGCCATCAAGCGTGCGGGTGAAACTGTTAAGTCAGTCAGTGCTGGCCATGGCGGGACGATGGCCGCAGGGCCTGTTGGCACCAACCAAGGCCTCTACATTGACGACAATCCTTTGGGCCTCGTCGCGTTTGAGACAAAGGTCAAGCTGATGGCCGACATTGATGCCTATGCGCGGGGCAAGGATGAACGGGTCCAGCAGGTCACCGCATCGTTGAGCGGAAACTGGCAGGCGGTGCAGATCATTCGACCGGGCGGTGAGCGCGCTGGCGACATCCGTCCCTTGGTGCGGCTGAACGTTTCCGTCGTGGTTGGACAAGGCGACCGCATGGAAGCCGGCAGTTTCGGCGCAGGCGGTCGGGTGACCTATGATGAATATCTGAAGCCGGAAACCTGGAAGGGTGCAGTCGACAAAGCCTTGCAACAGGCGTTGATTAATTTGGAATCCGTGCCCGCACCGGCGGGTGAAATGCCGGTGGTACTTGGCCCTGGCTGGCCGGGGATCATGCTGCACGAAGCCATCGGCCATGGTTTGGAAGGTGATTTTAACCGCAAGGGCACGTCTGCGTTCGCGGGCCTGATGGGCGAACGGGTGGCGTCTCCTGGCGTCACCGTGGTAGATGATGGCACAATGTCAGACCGTCGCGGCTCGCTGACCATTGATGACGAAGGCACGCCGACCCAACGCACGGTGTTGATTGAGGATGGTATCCTCACAGGCTATATGCAGGACCGTTTGAATGCGCGTCTGATGGGAGTACCCGCGACCGGGAACGGGCGAAGGCAAAGCTATGCCCACAGTCCCATTCCGCGCATGACCAACACCTACATGATCAATGGTGACAAAGACCCGGACGAAATTATCGGCTCGGTCGATAAGGGGCTGTATGCGGTGAATTTCGGCGGCGGGCAGGTTGATATCACATCCGGAAAATTTGTCTTCACCTGCACCGAAGCCTACATGATCGAAGGCGGCAAAGTCGGCGTACCTGTCAAAGGCGCGACCTTAATTGGAAACGGCCCTGATGTGCTGACCCGTGTATCGATGATCGGCAACGACATGGCCTTGGATACGGGGGTCGGAACTTGCGGCAAGGATGGCCAAGGGGTTCCGGTCGGTGTTGGTCAACCGACGACAAAGATCGACAACCTGACTGTTGGGGGTACAGCGGTCTAG
- a CDS encoding MFS transporter codes for MNSPTTDAEKPPRQSFAALRHPGARMYLVGSALAMMADNIEHVITYWVIFQKFQSPALAGFAVISHWLPFLLFSFLSGALADRYDPRRIVQFGMGLFMIASLCWGYLIYTDTLEMWHAGVLLIVHGFAGVFWGPASQMLIHDIVGGAQLQSGVRLLATSRKLGILLGPAIGGGMMLLFGPALGLLVNVLIYLPLTLWLWKAPYGKHANGEKSPRRALRGFADILPTIRSVAGNSTIFSMILLVGAASLFIGSAHQAQMPEFTRDLGYGQSGLYYSVLLAANAAGAVIAGIVLESGNLLEAKPRTAIILVLIWCFAIAGFAISTSYPLSLALLFISGFMNLAYSSMAQTLVQLNAPTEIRGRVIGLYNMAFLGMMTFSGLSIGVGGSFIGIHWSLGLSACALSLATVGLMAYVSARQRAASA; via the coding sequence ATGAATTCTCCGACGACCGACGCTGAAAAGCCTCCGCGCCAATCCTTCGCAGCCCTACGCCACCCTGGCGCCCGCATGTATTTAGTCGGCAGTGCGCTGGCGATGATGGCCGATAACATCGAACACGTGATTACGTATTGGGTGATCTTTCAAAAGTTTCAATCCCCCGCCTTAGCGGGCTTCGCTGTTATTTCACACTGGCTGCCATTTCTTTTATTTTCATTTCTCTCTGGTGCGTTAGCTGATCGATATGACCCCCGGCGCATTGTTCAATTCGGTATGGGCTTGTTCATGATCGCGTCGCTGTGTTGGGGGTATTTGATCTACACCGATACCCTGGAGATGTGGCATGCGGGTGTGTTGTTGATCGTTCACGGATTTGCCGGTGTGTTTTGGGGACCCGCGTCGCAAATGCTGATCCATGACATTGTCGGCGGGGCGCAACTGCAAAGTGGTGTTCGATTGCTGGCAACGTCGCGCAAGCTCGGTATCTTATTGGGACCAGCGATTGGCGGCGGCATGATGTTGTTGTTTGGGCCTGCTTTGGGGCTGCTGGTTAATGTGTTGATCTATTTGCCGCTCACCCTTTGGCTGTGGAAGGCACCCTATGGAAAACATGCCAACGGAGAGAAGTCACCAAGACGTGCACTGCGTGGTTTTGCAGATATCTTGCCTACAATTCGCAGTGTCGCCGGAAATTCGACGATCTTCTCCATGATCTTACTGGTGGGTGCGGCGTCGCTGTTCATCGGCAGCGCCCATCAGGCGCAGATGCCGGAATTCACCCGCGATCTCGGCTATGGACAATCGGGTTTGTATTATAGCGTTCTCCTCGCTGCCAATGCAGCGGGGGCTGTGATTGCTGGAATTGTCCTCGAAAGTGGCAACCTGTTGGAAGCGAAGCCTAGAACAGCCATTATTCTGGTTCTTATCTGGTGCTTCGCCATTGCAGGCTTTGCGATATCGACAAGTTATCCGCTGTCCTTGGCCTTGTTGTTTATCTCAGGATTTATGAACCTTGCCTACAGTTCCATGGCGCAAACATTGGTCCAGCTCAACGCGCCAACGGAAATTCGCGGGCGGGTTATCGGCCTCTACAACATGGCCTTTCTCGGCATGATGACGTTTAGCGGGCTTTCCATCGGCGTCGGTGGCAGCTTTATCGGCATTCACTGGTCGTTGGGTCTAAGTGCCTGCGCCTTGTCGCTCGCCACCGTGGGATTGATGGCCTACGTATCGGCGCGCCAACGGGCTGCGAGCGCCTAG
- a CDS encoding LemA family protein gives MEAFVIILSIVGVILLWAIMIYNRLVRKKTMVEEGWSGIDVQLKRRANLIPNLIETVKGYVGHEKEVLESVTELRTRSLNAGAPGDRSQVEGLLGVALGKLFAVAEDYPDLKANQNFIELQGSLEETEEQIQLSRRYYNGAVRDLNIQIDSFPSNLVANHFQFQKAEFFELEDPAARAVPTVSFD, from the coding sequence ATGGAAGCGTTCGTTATTATTCTGAGCATCGTCGGGGTGATACTGCTCTGGGCGATTATGATCTATAATCGCTTGGTCCGGAAAAAGACCATGGTCGAAGAAGGTTGGAGCGGCATTGACGTCCAATTGAAACGCCGGGCAAATTTAATTCCCAACCTTATCGAGACCGTAAAGGGCTACGTCGGCCACGAAAAGGAAGTGCTGGAAAGCGTGACCGAGCTTCGTACCCGGTCGCTGAATGCGGGTGCACCAGGGGATAGAAGTCAAGTTGAGGGTCTATTAGGGGTGGCGCTCGGAAAATTATTTGCTGTTGCCGAGGATTATCCCGACCTAAAGGCGAACCAGAATTTTATTGAATTGCAAGGGTCTCTGGAGGAGACGGAAGAACAAATCCAACTGTCCCGGCGTTATTACAACGGGGCCGTACGCGACCTTAATATCCAGATTGATTCATTTCCGTCCAACTTAGTCGCCAATCATTTCCAGTTTCAAAAGGCTGAATTCTTTGAATTAGAAGATCCAGCGGCTCGTGCTGTTCCGACGGTATCGTTCGATTAG
- a CDS encoding DUF2207 domain-containing protein produces the protein MQLLFFGAALVLCASGAVAAQEEILNFESQISVHGDSTVTVIETITVQSAGQEIKRGIYRDFPTAYTNRQGNTVRAGFKVLGVTREGQTIDFWVEKRSDGPRVYMGNKDKFIKPGVHTFQLTYKTDRQIGYFKDFDEIYWNVTGDRWAFPIRQAEAVVHLPAGAKVVQSAAYTGRRGSKGQAYSATTDLDGSLRFSTTNRLNRGEGLTIAVAWPKGFVVEPKGAQKATQVLEENLSIIAALVGLLLVLAYYLFAWNRVGRDLVGGPIVPLFEAPKGFSPAASRYLSNMRFDNTVFAAAVVSMAVKGALKIEDDNGTFYVTRTSSDTANLSPGEKALSRVLFSGAQSVELDNENHGKIGGARGALEKKLKRELETIHFNTNRLYLLPGIVLSVITVLFIAGLSSDHELVLFMALWVSGWTAGCYGLIVRSINTWKAVTNGGKGVITAIVNTLFAAPFLIGEVAGLIFLADAVSLPTACLMVLIAAFVPFFHNLLRAPTLKGRRVMDQINGFKLYLSVAEKHRLEALHPPKETPELFEAYLPYALALDVGHEWSTRFAGLLSGAGNDPGRGYQPGWYSGSSWNSHGLSGLGDNLSNSFSDALGSSATAPSSSGSGGGGFSGGGGGGGGGGGF, from the coding sequence GTGCAATTATTATTTTTTGGGGCGGCGTTGGTTCTATGCGCCAGCGGGGCTGTCGCCGCGCAAGAAGAAATTCTCAACTTCGAGAGTCAAATATCCGTGCATGGGGATTCAACCGTCACGGTCATAGAAACCATCACCGTGCAGAGCGCAGGCCAGGAAATTAAGCGCGGCATCTACCGTGACTTTCCGACAGCGTATACCAACCGTCAGGGCAATACAGTTCGCGCTGGATTCAAAGTGCTGGGCGTCACCCGGGAAGGCCAGACAATTGATTTCTGGGTCGAGAAGCGTTCCGATGGTCCCAGGGTTTACATGGGCAACAAAGATAAATTCATAAAGCCGGGCGTTCATACTTTCCAACTGACCTACAAAACGGATCGCCAGATTGGTTATTTTAAAGACTTCGACGAAATTTATTGGAATGTGACGGGCGACAGGTGGGCATTTCCAATCCGTCAGGCAGAGGCCGTGGTGCACTTGCCTGCTGGGGCCAAGGTTGTGCAAAGTGCTGCTTACACTGGTCGGCGGGGTTCGAAAGGTCAGGCGTATTCTGCAACGACCGATCTAGACGGCAGTCTCCGTTTTTCAACCACGAACCGGCTTAATCGGGGTGAAGGTCTGACCATTGCCGTTGCGTGGCCCAAGGGTTTTGTCGTTGAACCTAAGGGTGCCCAAAAGGCGACGCAGGTGCTCGAAGAAAATCTGAGCATTATCGCTGCACTGGTAGGCCTTCTTTTGGTCCTTGCCTATTACCTATTTGCCTGGAACCGGGTTGGTCGTGATCTGGTCGGTGGGCCAATTGTTCCGTTGTTTGAAGCCCCAAAGGGTTTTTCACCGGCGGCGTCGCGCTACCTTTCGAATATGCGATTCGACAACACGGTCTTTGCGGCTGCGGTTGTCAGCATGGCGGTAAAAGGGGCACTCAAGATCGAGGATGATAATGGAACCTTCTATGTAACTCGAACTTCAAGCGACACGGCTAATTTATCGCCGGGTGAAAAGGCATTGTCGAGGGTACTGTTTTCTGGCGCGCAATCCGTAGAGCTGGACAATGAAAACCACGGGAAAATTGGTGGAGCTCGGGGGGCTCTGGAGAAAAAATTAAAGCGGGAATTGGAAACCATCCACTTCAATACCAACCGCCTCTATTTATTGCCAGGCATCGTGCTTTCTGTAATCACCGTATTGTTTATTGCCGGTCTGTCATCTGACCACGAATTGGTCCTATTTATGGCGCTATGGGTTTCAGGGTGGACAGCGGGTTGCTATGGGCTCATCGTCAGGTCAATTAATACATGGAAGGCTGTTACCAACGGCGGCAAGGGTGTTATCACCGCGATCGTTAACACTTTATTTGCTGCCCCTTTCCTGATTGGCGAAGTTGCGGGGCTCATCTTTTTAGCAGACGCGGTATCGCTGCCGACGGCGTGTCTGATGGTCTTGATTGCGGCGTTTGTTCCGTTTTTCCACAACCTACTTCGCGCACCCACTCTCAAGGGTCGGCGAGTGATGGACCAGATCAACGGTTTTAAACTTTATCTCTCGGTGGCGGAGAAACATCGTCTGGAGGCTCTGCACCCGCCGAAGGAAACACCGGAGCTTTTTGAGGCTTATTTGCCTTACGCTCTGGCGCTTGATGTCGGCCACGAATGGAGTACGCGATTTGCCGGCCTGCTTTCGGGCGCTGGTAATGATCCTGGACGCGGCTACCAACCCGGCTGGTACTCAGGGTCATCATGGAACAGCCATGGACTTTCGGGCCTTGGTGATAATCTTAGCAATTCATTTTCTGACGCCCTCGGCTCATCTGCTACGGCTCCCAGCAGCAGCGGTAGCGGGGGCGGTGGATTTTCAGGTGGCGGCGGCGGTGGCGGTGGCGGGGGTGGATTTTGA
- a CDS encoding SDR family oxidoreductase: MRLKDKTAMIIGAGQAPGSSPAIGNGRATSVLFAREGARILAVDRYLASAEETVAMIKDEGGEAAAVEADVTDEAAVEAAVQDCVARWGRIDILHYNVGMSVEAGDAPMTEITTESFDKIVSVNLRGMVYACKHTLPGMREQGSGAIVSISSMAAWENYPWVGYKATKSAMIALTEQLAIQNAEYGVRANVILPGLMDTPMAVDRRAEAWGRSREDVAAERDAKIPLLGKMGTAWDVAYAALFLASDEAKFITGAALPVDGGRGCNIG, encoded by the coding sequence ATGCGACTAAAAGACAAAACAGCAATGATCATTGGCGCAGGGCAGGCCCCTGGGTCATCGCCGGCAATTGGCAATGGACGCGCAACGTCCGTATTATTCGCAAGAGAAGGGGCTCGTATTCTGGCCGTTGATCGTTATCTCGCCTCGGCAGAAGAAACCGTTGCCATGATCAAAGACGAAGGTGGTGAAGCAGCGGCGGTCGAAGCCGACGTGACGGATGAGGCCGCTGTCGAGGCCGCGGTTCAGGACTGCGTCGCGCGGTGGGGACGGATCGATATCCTGCATTATAATGTAGGAATGAGTGTTGAGGCTGGTGATGCACCGATGACTGAGATCACAACCGAGTCCTTTGATAAAATCGTTAGCGTCAATCTGCGCGGCATGGTCTACGCCTGCAAGCACACCTTGCCGGGGATGCGCGAGCAGGGGTCGGGAGCGATTGTCAGCATCTCTTCAATGGCAGCGTGGGAGAATTACCCCTGGGTCGGTTACAAGGCGACCAAATCGGCAATGATTGCGTTGACAGAACAGCTTGCCATCCAGAATGCAGAATATGGGGTGCGCGCCAATGTGATCCTACCAGGATTGATGGACACGCCCATGGCGGTTGATCGTCGGGCTGAGGCTTGGGGTCGATCACGGGAAGACGTCGCTGCCGAACGGGATGCGAAAATTCCGCTGTTGGGTAAAATGGGAACCGCCTGGGATGTTGCCTATGCCGCACTCTTTCTAGCGTCCGACGAAGCCAAATTCATCACTGGCGCGGCACTTCCGGTCGACGGCGGCCGAGGATGTAACATAGGATAG